Proteins from a genomic interval of Chitinophagales bacterium:
- the secE gene encoding preprotein translocase subunit SecE, whose protein sequence is MEKVRAYFKETANELLYKVTWPSWEELQSSSMVVLISSLIVAFMIFFMDFIFGAQPENNFFHGILYYIYQIFR, encoded by the coding sequence ATGGAAAAAGTTAGAGCATACTTTAAAGAAACAGCTAACGAGTTACTATATAAAGTGACATGGCCTAGTTGGGAAGAATTGCAAAGTAGTAGTATGGTAGTATTGATATCTTCGCTCATTGTAGCATTCATGATATTTTTTATGGACTTTATTTTTGGAGCTCAACCTGAAAATAACTTTTTCCATGGAATCCTTTACTACATTTATCAGATTTTCAGATAA
- the tuf gene encoding elongation factor Tu: MAKEKFDRSKPHVNIGTIGHVDHGKTTLTAAITKVLASQGLAEVKDYDSIDAAPEEKERGITINTAHVEYQTANRHYAHVDCPGHADYVKNMVTGAAQMDGAILVCAATDGPMPQTREHILLARQVGVPKIVVFMNKVDLVDDEELLELVEMELRELLDFYQFDGDETPIIQGSALAALNDDAKGIDSINALMAAVDEYIPLPPRAVDLPFLMPIEDVFSITGRGTVATGRIERGVVNTQDALEIVGLVSKDTKPMTTVCTGVEMFRKILDRGEAGDNAGLLLRGIDKKLLKRGMVIAKPGSVKPHTKFKAEIYVLSKEEGGRHTPFFNNYRPQFYFRTTDVTGSISLPEGVEMVMPGDNVTITVELIYPIAMELNLRFAIREGGRTVGAGQVTEIID, from the coding sequence ATGGCTAAAGAAAAATTCGACCGTAGCAAGCCACACGTAAATATTGGTACGATTGGACACGTCGATCATGGAAAAACTACCTTAACAGCTGCAATTACTAAAGTTCTGGCATCACAAGGGTTGGCTGAAGTGAAAGATTATGATTCAATCGATGCGGCTCCTGAGGAAAAAGAGAGAGGTATTACAATTAATACAGCTCACGTAGAGTATCAAACAGCGAATAGACATTACGCACACGTTGATTGTCCTGGTCACGCTGACTACGTGAAAAACATGGTGACAGGTGCTGCTCAAATGGACGGGGCTATTCTCGTATGTGCAGCTACTGACGGTCCTATGCCTCAAACCCGTGAACACATCTTGTTGGCACGTCAGGTAGGAGTGCCTAAGATTGTTGTGTTTATGAACAAAGTGGATTTGGTGGATGATGAAGAATTGTTGGAATTGGTAGAAATGGAATTAAGAGAGTTATTAGATTTTTATCAATTTGATGGCGATGAAACACCAATTATTCAAGGATCTGCTTTAGCAGCACTCAATGATGATGCTAAGGGTATTGACTCTATCAATGCTTTAATGGCTGCCGTGGACGAATATATACCTTTACCTCCAAGAGCAGTTGATTTGCCATTCTTGATGCCTATCGAAGATGTGTTTTCTATCACTGGTCGTGGAACTGTTGCAACAGGTAGAATTGAAAGAGGTGTGGTAAATACACAAGATGCCCTTGAAATCGTTGGTTTGGTTTCAAAAGACACTAAGCCTATGACTACTGTTTGTACAGGTGTGGAGATGTTTAGAAAAATTTTGGATAGAGGTGAGGCTGGTGATAATGCAGGCTTACTGTTGCGAGGTATAGATAAGAAGCTGTTAAAAAGAGGAATGGTAATTGCCAAACCTGGTAGCGTTAAACCACATACTAAGTTCAAAGCAGAAATTTATGTGCTTAGTAAAGAGGAGGGAGGGCGTCATACCCCATTTTTTAACAACTATCGTCCTCAATTTTACTTCAGAACAACGGATGTAACAGGTTCAATCTCACTTCCTGAAGGTGTAGAAATGGTTATGCCTGGTGATAATGTCACGATTACAGTAGAATTGATTTATCCTATTGCAATGGAACTAAACTTGCGTTTCGCTATCCGTGAAGGTGGTAGAACTGTAGGTGCGGGTCAGGTAACAGAAATCATTGATTAA
- the raiA gene encoding ribosome-associated translation inhibitor RaiA, with translation MRIHIQAIQFTASEQLIEFIEKKTAKLEHFYDQIIDVEVYLTLDNKSSQIKDKVVRIKVNLPRMQLVASERSKLFETAADLSIESVTRQLKRYKEKLRGQ, from the coding sequence ATGAGAATACACATTCAGGCAATTCAGTTTACAGCTAGTGAGCAGTTAATAGAGTTTATTGAGAAGAAAACTGCAAAATTAGAACATTTTTATGACCAGATTATAGATGTAGAAGTATATTTGACTCTAGATAATAAAAGTAGTCAAATTAAAGATAAGGTTGTGCGTATCAAGGTAAACTTACCTCGTATGCAATTAGTCGCAAGTGAAAGAAGTAAATTATTTGAAACGGCAGCAGATTTATCTATCGAGTCCGTCACTAGGCAGTTGAAACGGTATAAGGAAAAACTGCGGGGACAATAA
- a CDS encoding tyrosine-type recombinase/integrase, protein MFNLEYPKYPFMHKSHFLKYLEYEKRCSSLTLTAYKKDIEQFIAFLTIEYSIEDLTQVQHKQIRYWVISLINQSYKASSITRKLRSVSSMYNFLERKEYIECNPCIGVQIPKIPHRLPSFVEDEKMQSLFNKISKATEFNQIRDHIIIELLYGTGMRRAELIGLTISAIDFPNQQLKVLGKGNKERLLPIGKEIKSLLQKYLQIRIKEFPDCQENILLLTDKGKALYPKFVYNLVNKYLSSIVTNTHKSPHVLRHSFATNLLNNGADLYAVKELLGHSSLAATQIYTHNSIEKLKRAYQMAHPRGE, encoded by the coding sequence TTGTTTAATTTAGAATATCCTAAATACCCATTTATGCACAAAAGCCATTTTCTAAAATATCTCGAATACGAAAAACGTTGTTCTTCTTTGACCCTCACAGCATATAAGAAAGATATTGAACAATTTATCGCTTTTCTCACAATAGAATATTCTATTGAAGATTTAACTCAAGTTCAACACAAACAAATTAGATATTGGGTTATTTCCCTGATTAATCAATCTTATAAAGCAAGCAGCATTACCCGTAAACTGCGTTCTGTCAGTAGTATGTATAATTTTTTGGAAAGAAAAGAATACATAGAATGCAATCCCTGTATAGGGGTGCAAATCCCCAAAATTCCGCACCGACTCCCTTCCTTTGTTGAAGACGAAAAAATGCAATCCTTGTTTAATAAGATAAGTAAGGCTACAGAATTTAATCAAATTAGAGATCATATAATTATTGAACTATTATATGGTACAGGTATGAGGAGAGCGGAATTAATTGGATTAACCATTTCTGCAATAGATTTTCCCAATCAACAGTTAAAAGTGTTGGGTAAAGGAAATAAAGAGCGTTTGCTTCCAATTGGTAAAGAAATCAAATCTTTGCTTCAAAAATATCTCCAAATCAGAATCAAAGAATTTCCTGATTGCCAAGAAAATATCCTTCTACTCACGGATAAAGGTAAAGCACTCTATCCTAAATTTGTTTACAATCTTGTTAACAAATACTTGTCTTCAATCGTTACTAATACCCATAAAAGTCCGCACGTGTTGCGACATTCATTTGCGACAAATTTGCTGAACAATGGGGCAGATTTGTATGCGGTAAAAGAATTATTAGGACATTCAAGTTTAGCAGCAACACAAATTTATACACACAATTCGATTGAGAAACTCAAACGAGCCTATCAAATGGCGCATCCACGAGGAGAATAG
- a CDS encoding acyl-CoA dehydrogenase family protein, translating to MQEVLEQPSIDFAPSENQEMIAAMVRDFSEKHIRPYVMEWDESQEFPVQLFKSMGELGMMGVLVPEEYGGAGLGYFEYVTVIREVSKVCGSIGLSVAAHNSLCTNHIFTFGNEEQKQKWLPKLATAEWIGSWGLTEPNTGSDAARMKTTAVKDGDYWVLNGTKCWITHGKSSDIIVVIVRTGEVGDKHGMTAFAVEKTTPGVSGGKKENKLGMRASETAEVIFDNCRVHKSCMLGQEGEGFVQAMKILDGGRISIAALSLGIAEGAYLASKKYAKERHQFGQPISNFQAIAFKLADMATKIEASALLIMQAADLKNRHEKVTLESAMAKYYASEVAVQVATDAVQIYGGYGYTKEFPVEKFYRDSKLCTIGEGTSEIQKIVISREILK from the coding sequence TATTCGACCTTATGTAATGGAATGGGACGAGTCGCAAGAGTTCCCTGTTCAACTTTTCAAAAGTATGGGGGAGTTGGGAATGATGGGAGTCTTGGTGCCGGAGGAATACGGAGGGGCAGGTTTGGGTTACTTTGAGTATGTAACGGTTATTCGAGAAGTTTCGAAAGTTTGTGGATCTATTGGATTGTCTGTTGCTGCTCATAATTCTTTGTGTACCAATCATATATTTACTTTTGGCAATGAGGAGCAAAAACAAAAATGGTTGCCGAAGTTAGCAACTGCCGAATGGATAGGATCTTGGGGGTTGACTGAACCTAATACTGGTTCTGATGCCGCTCGCATGAAAACTACTGCGGTAAAGGATGGTGATTATTGGGTGTTGAACGGTACAAAATGTTGGATAACCCATGGAAAATCATCGGATATTATTGTAGTGATAGTTCGTACAGGTGAAGTAGGAGACAAACATGGAATGACCGCATTTGCTGTTGAGAAAACAACTCCAGGCGTATCTGGAGGAAAAAAAGAAAATAAGTTGGGGATGAGGGCATCTGAAACAGCAGAGGTGATATTTGACAACTGTAGAGTCCATAAAAGCTGTATGTTAGGTCAAGAAGGTGAGGGCTTTGTTCAAGCTATGAAGATATTGGATGGTGGACGAATTTCGATTGCGGCCTTGTCATTAGGCATTGCAGAAGGAGCTTACCTTGCTTCAAAAAAATATGCAAAAGAACGGCATCAATTTGGGCAACCGATTTCCAATTTTCAAGCCATTGCCTTCAAATTGGCAGATATGGCCACCAAAATTGAAGCATCAGCACTGTTGATTATGCAAGCAGCCGACCTGAAAAATAGACATGAAAAAGTAACTCTTGAATCTGCAATGGCAAAGTACTATGCTTCGGAAGTAGCGGTTCAAGTAGCTACTGATGCAGTCCAAATCTATGGAGGTTATGGTTACACAAAAGAGTTTCCAGTAGAAAAATTCTATCGTGATTCAAAATTGTGTACAATCGGAGAAGGAACTTCTGAAATCCAGAAAATTGTTATTTCGAGAGAGATTTTAAAGTAG